The following coding sequences are from one Methanomassiliicoccales archaeon window:
- a CDS encoding Fic family protein: MITRRPLTPFKPDVKVPSEFKQRIMQIQQYDFELSRFVLKAEDLSEIIFNSYSSNVHWSTKLEGNPLTEDEVKRITRDTMTETTRTEAPNGPTQEIINHLGVLSGSANYRLPWDENKIQALHRQLLSNTNYSGLTGSYRVSEGVIQENDGTAVFYATPPDAIKGQMDYLIDWINNYSTAYHPVVSATIMFHEFESIHPFSDGNGRTGRSLFHLYLQQNGLPNSYLCKVDENVLKDKESYYQLLAYTDYSKSYSELIDYMSDCILNSYSDAVEYLKTKDLMSSGLNELSKRLIIKGKNTNGWFKASDAYSWIDGRGEQTVRAHLNELCEDDIFEKRGYTKSLEYKFKDPLESYFAKHKIDS, encoded by the coding sequence GTGATAACAAGGAGACCACTAACTCCTTTCAAACCGGATGTCAAAGTGCCAAGCGAATTCAAACAGAGAATAATGCAAATTCAGCAATATGATTTTGAATTGAGTAGATTTGTTTTAAAAGCAGAAGATCTCAGTGAAATAATTTTTAATTCATATTCATCGAATGTCCATTGGTCGACAAAATTAGAAGGTAATCCATTAACAGAGGATGAGGTAAAACGAATTACTAGAGATACGATGACAGAAACAACAAGAACAGAAGCACCAAACGGGCCAACTCAAGAGATCATTAATCACCTGGGTGTTTTGTCTGGTTCAGCTAACTATCGTCTACCTTGGGACGAGAATAAAATTCAAGCATTGCATAGACAACTGTTATCTAACACAAATTACTCGGGATTGACCGGTTCTTATAGAGTTAGTGAGGGTGTAATCCAAGAAAATGATGGAACTGCGGTTTTCTATGCAACACCACCAGATGCCATTAAGGGCCAAATGGATTATTTAATCGACTGGATTAATAACTACTCAACCGCATATCATCCAGTGGTTTCCGCCACCATTATGTTCCATGAGTTCGAGAGCATACATCCTTTTTCGGATGGTAATGGAAGGACAGGGCGATCTTTATTTCATTTATATCTCCAACAAAATGGATTACCAAATTCATATCTCTGTAAAGTAGATGAAAACGTTCTAAAAGACAAGGAATCGTACTATCAACTTCTGGCTTATACAGATTACAGCAAATCATACAGTGAGTTAATTGATTACATGTCCGATTGCATTTTGAACAGTTATTCAGATGCTGTTGAATATTTAAAAACAAAAGATTTGATGAGTTCAGGATTGAATGAATTAAGCAAGAGATTGATAATAAAAGGAAAAAACACAAATGGTTGGTTCAAGGCATCGGATGCATATTCATGGATTGATGGTAGAGGAGAACAAACGGTTCGGGCTCATTTGAATGAATTGTGCGAGGATGATATTTTTGAGAAAAGAGGATACACGAAATCACTGGAGTACAAATTTAAAGATCCTTTAGAATCGTATTTTGCTAAACATAAAATTGATAGTTAA
- a CDS encoding 30S ribosomal protein S3ae, translating into MAATKKASTKAASRKVKDRWKAKEWYKIYAPRMFNQAQLGETPSADSTNLIGRTTEATVHDINGDFSKMHVKLKFKVMDVTGFDVHTVFIGQDLTSDYIRRLTRRKRTKTDHVIDVRTKDGYLIRVKPMSITEKRIQSSQETALRAIMDEEMRKMGEEKTISEIVKAIIDGEMARRLGTVCKVIVPIKRVEIRKTEVLEMGSEPQDQPVFAPEPIPEPVPEPIPEPDLVEVPVEVPVEEVVAEPGQ; encoded by the coding sequence TTGGCTGCTACAAAAAAAGCGTCTACGAAGGCCGCCTCAAGGAAGGTCAAGGACCGGTGGAAGGCCAAGGAGTGGTATAAGATATACGCTCCCCGCATGTTCAACCAGGCCCAGCTGGGCGAAACCCCCAGTGCTGATTCGACCAATCTGATCGGCAGGACCACCGAGGCAACCGTTCACGATATAAACGGCGACTTCTCCAAGATGCATGTCAAGCTTAAGTTCAAAGTTATGGACGTCACTGGTTTCGATGTACACACAGTGTTCATCGGTCAAGACCTGACCAGTGATTACATACGTCGGTTGACCCGCAGAAAGCGGACCAAGACCGATCATGTAATCGACGTTCGAACTAAGGATGGATACCTGATCAGGGTGAAGCCCATGAGCATCACCGAAAAGCGTATCCAGTCCTCTCAGGAGACCGCCCTCAGGGCGATCATGGACGAGGAGATGCGGAAGATGGGCGAAGAAAAGACCATCTCCGAGATTGTCAAGGCCATAATCGACGGTGAAATGGCCCGCAGGCTGGGAACGGTCTGTAAGGTCATTGTGCCCATCAAGAGGGTCGAGATACGCAAGACCGAGGTATTGGAGATGGGTTCAGAGCCCCAAGACCAGCCGGTCTTCGCCCCTGAGCCTATCCCCGAGCCCGTCCCTGAACCTATCCCCGAGCCCGACCTTGTGGAAGTGCCTGTGGAAGTGCCTGTGGAAGAGGTCGTAGCCGAGCCAGGGCAGTAA
- the purF gene encoding amidophosphoribosyltransferase produces MEDDRPKHFCGVVGMALDGDAVPILKKALRVIQHRGQEAAGIAVYNGRSISYHRGMGLVHEVLTGRAYSALSGTSGIGHVRYSTTGSSCAENSQPIVVTTMAGDLALAHNGDLVNANSIRNHLQAAGWAFLTSTDSEIIIRMMATELSVNPDPIRAIKTVMRSLEGSYSITLMLGNRVFGFRDPLGFRPLCVGKIPGGYAIASESSIFEITNGEFIRDILPGEIVEISPTSITSTRTPASPHTAHCMFEWVYFARPDAVMEGREVYQVRLNIGHILAKEKPAMADVVVPVPDSGRAHALGYAEASGIPYAEGFMKNRYIERTFIMPDQSQRDEGVLLKLNPIRSTMEGKKVVIVDDSIVRGTTMRRIVQMTRRAGAKEVHVRIGCPPVIAPCFYGIDMKTREQFAALNRTSEQIAELITADSVGYLSQEGLVRALGIPESELCMACINGQYPTKIAGEEMRFQKTLEFC; encoded by the coding sequence TTGGAGGATGACCGGCCGAAACATTTCTGTGGCGTAGTGGGCATGGCCCTGGATGGCGATGCCGTACCCATTCTCAAGAAAGCATTAAGGGTCATCCAACATCGGGGGCAAGAGGCCGCTGGCATCGCTGTTTATAACGGCCGTTCCATTTCTTATCACCGTGGCATGGGCTTAGTGCACGAGGTACTGACCGGTCGTGCTTACAGCGCTCTGTCAGGCACAAGTGGCATAGGCCATGTGCGATACTCGACGACAGGTTCATCATGCGCCGAGAATTCCCAGCCGATCGTCGTCACCACCATGGCTGGAGATCTAGCACTGGCGCACAATGGGGATCTGGTCAACGCCAACTCCATACGCAACCATCTGCAGGCGGCGGGATGGGCCTTCTTGACGTCTACGGACTCAGAGATCATCATACGCATGATGGCCACAGAGCTGTCGGTCAATCCAGACCCCATCCGGGCCATAAAGACGGTGATGAGGTCTTTGGAGGGGTCGTACTCTATCACATTGATGCTGGGTAACAGGGTGTTCGGCTTCCGAGACCCCCTTGGGTTCCGCCCCCTCTGTGTGGGCAAAATACCAGGTGGCTACGCAATAGCATCTGAAAGTTCCATCTTTGAGATCACTAACGGGGAGTTCATCAGGGACATCCTCCCGGGGGAGATAGTGGAGATCAGCCCCACATCAATAACGTCCACTCGGACCCCCGCATCACCCCATACTGCCCATTGCATGTTCGAGTGGGTCTATTTCGCCCGCCCTGACGCGGTCATGGAAGGCAGGGAGGTATACCAGGTGCGTCTGAATATCGGACATATCCTGGCCAAGGAGAAACCGGCAATGGCCGACGTGGTCGTACCGGTACCGGATTCCGGGCGCGCTCACGCCCTTGGATACGCTGAGGCCTCCGGCATACCCTACGCTGAGGGGTTCATGAAGAACCGATACATCGAGAGGACCTTCATAATGCCCGACCAATCACAGAGGGACGAGGGCGTTCTGCTCAAGCTGAACCCTATACGCTCCACCATGGAAGGCAAGAAGGTGGTCATCGTGGATGACTCCATCGTTCGTGGGACGACCATGAGGAGGATCGTGCAGATGACCCGCCGCGCTGGTGCCAAAGAGGTTCATGTGCGCATTGGTTGCCCTCCGGTCATCGCCCCCTGCTTCTATGGTATCGATATGAAGACCAGGGAGCAGTTCGCCGCCCTCAACCGTACCTCTGAGCAGATAGCCGAGCTCATCACCGCCGATTCGGTCGGTTATCTCAGCCAGGAAGGACTGGTCAGGGCTCTTGGGATACCAGAGTCGGAACTGTGCATGGCGTGTATCAACGGTCAGTACCCAACGAAGATCGCTGGTGAAGAAATGCGTTTCCAGAAGACCCTGGAATTTTGCTAA
- the pyrC gene encoding dihydroorotase → MDVVEGRIFYQGRLQKACVGYEDGRIVSVKKALEGEEHYDFGDRLILPGAVDPHVHFREPGLTNKEDFLSGSLSALFGGVTCVLEMPNTVPPVVDAGSLRDKRERIIERSWVDYGLFACLSPGKDLEGLSDCHAFKMFMGSSTQSVLMREEMDLAKALVSAGSTDKVVSVHAEEDDMLLQKDERSLRDHEECRPRGAEIRAIERLLTYQDQARINVCHVSCPESLALLKGSRMTFEVTPHHMLLDSSMDLGAWGKVNPPLRRRGDREALFTAFCKGEVPMLATDHAPHAPEEKERGFGEAPSGIPGVETGFSMMLALVKRGHMSLDTLLKTASMNPAKTFGLNKGEIAEGRDADLVVIDPRDIRKISARELHSKCGWTPFEGKEAIFPQAVFLRGRMMLRDGTIMNERLGREVSHV, encoded by the coding sequence ATGGACGTAGTTGAGGGCAGGATCTTCTATCAGGGAAGGCTGCAAAAGGCCTGCGTGGGGTATGAGGACGGCCGCATCGTTAGTGTTAAAAAGGCTCTTGAAGGCGAGGAGCATTACGATTTCGGGGACCGGCTCATCCTGCCTGGGGCAGTGGACCCACATGTGCACTTCAGGGAGCCAGGACTTACCAATAAGGAGGACTTTCTCTCAGGCTCCCTTTCCGCTCTGTTCGGAGGGGTCACTTGTGTTTTGGAAATGCCAAACACTGTACCGCCGGTAGTTGACGCGGGATCGCTCAGGGATAAAAGAGAGCGGATCATCGAACGATCATGGGTTGACTATGGACTGTTCGCCTGTCTATCCCCCGGTAAGGATCTCGAGGGACTTTCCGATTGTCATGCGTTCAAGATGTTCATGGGCTCATCCACCCAAAGCGTACTGATGCGCGAGGAAATGGATTTGGCCAAGGCGCTGGTATCCGCCGGCAGTACTGATAAGGTCGTCAGCGTGCACGCAGAAGAGGACGACATGCTCCTGCAAAAGGACGAAAGGTCCCTCCGCGACCACGAAGAATGCAGGCCCAGGGGGGCGGAGATCAGGGCGATAGAGCGTCTGTTGACCTACCAGGACCAGGCTCGCATCAATGTCTGCCATGTCAGCTGCCCCGAATCATTGGCTCTACTGAAAGGTAGCCGAATGACCTTCGAGGTCACACCTCATCACATGTTATTAGATTCCAGTATGGACCTGGGAGCTTGGGGCAAGGTCAATCCTCCGCTTAGACGGAGGGGAGACCGTGAAGCGTTGTTCACTGCTTTCTGTAAGGGGGAGGTCCCTATGCTAGCAACCGATCACGCCCCCCACGCACCTGAAGAGAAGGAACGAGGCTTCGGAGAAGCGCCCTCTGGTATTCCGGGCGTAGAGACCGGGTTCAGTATGATGTTGGCATTGGTCAAGAGAGGTCATATGTCCTTGGACACTTTGCTCAAGACCGCTTCGATGAACCCAGCCAAGACGTTCGGTCTGAACAAAGGAGAGATAGCCGAGGGACGGGACGCCGACCTCGTCGTGATCGATCCTAGAGATATAAGGAAAATAAGCGCAAGGGAGCTGCATAGTAAATGCGGCTGGACCCCTTTCGAAGGAAAGGAAGCGATATTCCCCCAGGCGGTGTTCCTGCGGGGAAGGATGATGCTGAGGGACGGTACGATCATGAACGAAAGGCTTGGAAGGGAGGTGTCCCATGTTTAA
- a CDS encoding tautomerase family protein — MPVVTIDTIKGVMSKEQKAEMMKRVSEVVAEIEARPNPKENVLPFVYCIIRESEWGDFGNNGVGITPELLQGVKQGIVHIAIKQH, encoded by the coding sequence ATGCCGGTGGTGACAATTGATACTATCAAGGGAGTTATGAGCAAAGAACAGAAAGCGGAAATGATGAAGCGTGTTTCTGAAGTTGTCGCAGAAATTGAAGCTCGACCAAATCCAAAGGAGAACGTGCTTCCATTTGTATATTGTATCATAAGGGAATCCGAGTGGGGGGACTTCGGTAATAATGGAGTGGGAATAACTCCAGAATTGCTTCAAGGAGTGAAACAAGGTATAGTCCATATAGCGATTAAACAACACTAG
- a CDS encoding 50S ribosomal protein L37e has product MTKGTAAHGKMGDRKTHVPCRRCGKRAYNIRASFCASCGYGKTATMRTYNWAKTH; this is encoded by the coding sequence ATGACGAAAGGCACGGCAGCACATGGTAAGATGGGAGACCGTAAGACGCACGTCCCCTGCCGCAGGTGCGGAAAGAGGGCTTACAACATTAGGGCATCATTCTGCGCCTCCTGTGGATATGGCAAGACCGCTACCATGAGAACTTATAATTGGGCGAAGACTCATTAA
- a CDS encoding CBS domain-containing protein, which yields MQAEEVRDILVQEIMSSSPSTGRPDMTVKDAAFLMLHEGVGSLVILEEGEPIGILTERDILYKVVAEGESPSNIKVETIMSSPVITVSPNSSVAVAAKRMSDLHLRRLPVVVKGKLIGMLTEKDMLRLSPSLIALTREWAKLGVRKGVEIKEPGSMSGYCEDCESYSINLQLENGILLCHDCREEQP from the coding sequence ATGCAGGCCGAGGAGGTAAGGGATATACTGGTTCAGGAGATCATGTCCAGCAGCCCCAGCACTGGGCGGCCTGACATGACCGTGAAAGATGCCGCGTTCCTAATGCTCCATGAGGGCGTGGGTAGCTTAGTGATATTGGAGGAAGGGGAGCCGATCGGTATTTTGACCGAACGGGATATCTTATACAAGGTGGTGGCGGAGGGTGAGTCGCCTTCCAATATCAAGGTCGAGACGATCATGTCCTCCCCGGTCATCACCGTGTCCCCGAATTCCAGCGTTGCGGTGGCCGCCAAGCGTATGTCTGACCTGCACTTGCGCCGACTGCCTGTGGTGGTCAAGGGCAAGCTCATAGGCATGCTGACCGAAAAGGACATGCTCCGCCTTTCACCCTCCCTGATCGCACTTACAAGAGAATGGGCCAAACTAGGTGTCAGAAAAGGAGTGGAGATCAAAGAACCGGGCAGCATGTCTGGGTATTGTGAGGACTGCGAGTCCTATTCCATCAACCTTCAGCTGGAGAACGGCATCCTGTTATGCCATGACTGTAGGGAAGAACAGCCCTGA
- a CDS encoding ArsA family ATPase, whose product MLTFGERLRVLIYTGKGGVGKTSVSAATALRCAKLGHRTIVISTDSAHSLADSLDMPLTGDIKNILPNLDAIEVDVIHEMETRWKEIGQYLSDFMESQGMDPISAKEMTVWPGMELMSALFYIEEFKISGKYDVVVMDTAPTAETLRLLSFPDTADWYFDKMYKMFKNTVKLARATVGKIMSTPMPSNAFLEDLDHIRDRMKEVRIILQDSRMTSVRLVVNPEKMVINETKRAYTYLSLYNLTVECLVINRLLPEGMRDHYPQAKYEEQSHYMELIEESFSPLKMLKAYQSTTEVVGQRSLEVLAEQLFGDIDPAIVFTTEKAMEIFSKNGVDMMALKLPFSSKDEVELYKTNDVLIVKVGWYKRSVALPYSLVHKEAHKAEFKDGRLLISFK is encoded by the coding sequence TTGCTTACTTTCGGTGAGAGACTGAGAGTATTGATTTATACTGGCAAGGGTGGCGTTGGCAAAACTTCGGTCTCTGCGGCTACCGCCCTGCGTTGTGCTAAGCTGGGGCATCGAACCATAGTCATCAGCACAGATTCGGCTCATTCGCTGGCCGATTCATTGGATATGCCGCTCACTGGTGATATTAAGAACATCTTGCCTAACCTGGATGCCATCGAGGTCGATGTCATACACGAGATGGAGACTCGTTGGAAGGAGATCGGGCAGTACCTCTCGGACTTCATGGAGTCGCAAGGTATGGACCCCATCTCGGCCAAGGAGATGACCGTGTGGCCTGGTATGGAGCTGATGTCCGCCCTGTTCTACATCGAGGAGTTCAAGATCAGCGGGAAGTACGATGTGGTGGTCATGGATACGGCGCCTACGGCCGAGACGCTGCGCCTATTAAGCTTCCCCGACACCGCCGATTGGTACTTTGACAAGATGTATAAGATGTTCAAGAACACGGTGAAGCTCGCCCGTGCCACCGTGGGTAAGATCATGAGCACCCCGATGCCATCAAATGCCTTCTTGGAAGACCTGGACCATATCAGGGACCGCATGAAGGAGGTACGCATAATACTGCAGGACTCCCGGATGACATCGGTGCGGCTGGTCGTCAATCCGGAAAAGATGGTGATCAACGAAACCAAGCGTGCCTACACCTACCTTTCTCTCTATAACCTGACCGTGGAATGCCTGGTCATCAACCGGTTGCTGCCGGAAGGAATGCGGGACCATTACCCGCAGGCCAAGTACGAAGAGCAGTCACATTACATGGAGCTCATTGAGGAATCGTTCTCTCCATTGAAAATGCTGAAGGCATACCAATCCACCACCGAGGTTGTGGGGCAAAGGTCCCTGGAAGTGCTGGCGGAACAGTTGTTCGGGGACATTGATCCCGCCATCGTCTTCACTACCGAGAAGGCCATGGAGATATTCTCCAAGAACGGGGTGGACATGATGGCCTTAAAATTGCCCTTCTCCAGTAAGGACGAGGTAGAGTTATATAAAACGAATGATGTCCTAATTGTCAAGGTTGGCTGGTATAAGCGTTCGGTCGCTTTGCCTTACTCCTTGGTACATAAAGAAGCGCACAAGGCGGAGTTCAAGGACGGCCGGCTGCTCATCAGCTTCAAGTGA
- a CDS encoding cysteine synthase family protein, whose amino-acid sequence MKQPSTDLKENILQSIGNTPLVKINKLNPNKNTTIYAKLEGFNPTGSIKDRIALSMIQQAEDEGELTKGKTIIEPTSGNTGVALAMIGAIKGYDVEIVMSDSVSVERRQMIKAFGGTVTLSEGKYGTDGAIRKARELVKEHPEKYFMPDQFSNQYNKIAHYKTTGDEIWKQTGGNVDYFVSALGTSGTIMGVGRALKEHNSKIKIVSAHPVKGHYIQGLKNMEEAIVPAIYDPSQIDITIMVETEIAYEMTRQIVKQEGIFVGMSSGAAMYAAIEIAKQIESGVIVTIFPDRGEKYLSTNLFTL is encoded by the coding sequence ATGAAGCAGCCATCGACTGATTTAAAAGAGAATATCCTCCAGTCAATCGGCAACACCCCTTTGGTCAAGATTAACAAGTTGAATCCGAACAAGAACACGACGATATATGCCAAGTTAGAGGGATTCAATCCTACTGGCAGTATTAAAGACAGGATCGCCTTGAGCATGATTCAGCAGGCCGAAGATGAAGGCGAGCTGACCAAAGGTAAAACTATCATCGAACCAACCTCGGGAAACACCGGTGTGGCCTTGGCGATGATCGGTGCGATCAAAGGTTACGATGTAGAGATCGTTATGAGCGATAGCGTCTCGGTGGAGAGGCGACAGATGATCAAGGCGTTCGGCGGAACCGTCACTTTAAGTGAGGGGAAATACGGCACGGATGGGGCCATTAGAAAAGCAAGGGAACTGGTCAAGGAACATCCTGAAAAGTATTTCATGCCAGACCAATTTTCCAACCAATACAACAAGATCGCGCATTACAAGACGACCGGGGATGAGATCTGGAAGCAAACTGGGGGCAATGTAGACTATTTTGTATCGGCCTTAGGCACTTCCGGAACGATAATGGGTGTGGGCAGAGCGTTAAAGGAACATAATTCAAAAATAAAGATAGTCAGCGCCCATCCTGTAAAAGGACACTACATCCAAGGGTTAAAGAATATGGAAGAGGCCATTGTCCCGGCGATATACGACCCTAGCCAGATCGACATTACCATCATGGTCGAGACAGAAATAGCCTATGAAATGACCCGTCAGATCGTTAAACAGGAGGGGATCTTCGTCGGTATGAGCAGCGGTGCCGCGATGTACGCTGCCATCGAGATCGCCAAACAAATAGAGTCCGGCGTTATTGTGACCATTTTTCCCGATCGGGGCGAAAAATACCTGAGCACTAACCTATTCACATTATAG
- a CDS encoding DUF749 family protein: MDQAHLVGVYTPEEIPDELEGFVKYQAAHDGHQMKKGERIAVLNVVGTSSYVPIFLSDLCCYEDLEVKLSQQGVQADQVSKVSLQRVLQELAPQ, translated from the coding sequence TTGGACCAAGCTCACCTAGTGGGAGTATACACTCCAGAGGAGATCCCCGACGAGCTAGAAGGCTTCGTCAAGTATCAGGCGGCCCACGATGGGCATCAGATGAAGAAAGGGGAAAGGATCGCGGTGCTCAACGTGGTGGGCACCTCCTCCTACGTACCTATCTTCCTCAGCGACCTGTGCTGCTATGAAGACCTGGAGGTAAAGCTGTCGCAACAAGGCGTTCAGGCCGATCAGGTGAGCAAGGTATCCCTGCAGCGGGTCCTGCAGGAGTTGGCTCCTCAATAA
- a CDS encoding YkgJ family cysteine cluster protein yields MFKVPYSLDLSELEGRRFICQDPCKLCCLCQPECLGDEVDYFKKNHPDRLVMKKEPHRHYALALKKGQGSCSFLEQGKCQVYAHRPHFCRQFPFHIHVGSRVQVELDLSCRGVWLDQGEEAISEGILIVQQNDEAIRKALREATPVYREFNHNCTDAGLDIDVPKVRSQINARLDELTDLRFIASLLEGSVEEEELSISDLKAKPLLEGSTMKELTNSALEMVTGSLAADELFQAPVYCARDGSWNLFRIEGQTVERHLMDVEGDVRKVGEMPINEIKLRQPEGKDRLVLRDYLKVLNNRDSFMGYAFYLMDEYDYEDPWPNVYAGVLSTSVLDLLWRSALIAAFFPGSKDGEWMREGIIFYDMDRLDAPTLGAFI; encoded by the coding sequence ATGTTTAAGGTACCATATTCGTTGGACCTGAGCGAACTGGAAGGACGCCGTTTCATATGTCAGGACCCCTGTAAGTTGTGCTGCCTATGCCAGCCAGAATGCTTGGGGGACGAGGTCGATTATTTCAAGAAGAACCACCCCGACCGCTTGGTGATGAAGAAGGAGCCTCACCGACATTACGCCCTTGCACTGAAAAAGGGACAGGGGTCCTGTTCCTTTCTGGAGCAGGGGAAATGTCAGGTGTACGCGCATCGCCCTCATTTCTGCCGCCAGTTCCCCTTCCATATACATGTTGGAAGCCGTGTCCAGGTGGAATTGGACCTTAGTTGCCGCGGTGTTTGGCTTGATCAGGGTGAGGAGGCCATCAGCGAAGGCATTCTGATCGTCCAGCAGAACGACGAGGCCATCCGAAAGGCCCTACGGGAGGCCACGCCAGTCTACCGTGAATTCAATCACAATTGCACCGACGCGGGTCTGGACATCGATGTGCCCAAGGTACGCTCCCAGATCAACGCTCGCCTGGACGAACTGACCGATCTGCGTTTTATCGCTTCTCTGCTAGAGGGGAGCGTAGAGGAAGAGGAGCTTTCCATATCCGATCTCAAGGCCAAGCCATTGCTCGAAGGCAGCACCATGAAAGAACTAACCAATTCTGCCCTGGAGATGGTAACGGGGTCTCTGGCGGCGGACGAGCTCTTCCAGGCACCGGTCTACTGCGCCCGGGATGGCAGTTGGAATCTGTTCCGGATCGAAGGGCAGACCGTGGAAAGGCATCTGATGGATGTCGAAGGAGATGTACGCAAAGTAGGAGAGATGCCCATAAATGAGATCAAGCTCCGTCAACCCGAGGGCAAAGACCGCCTTGTACTGCGTGATTATCTCAAGGTACTCAATAATCGGGATAGTTTCATGGGATATGCGTTCTATCTGATGGACGAATACGATTATGAGGATCCCTGGCCCAACGTATATGCTGGGGTGCTATCCACCTCCGTATTGGACCTGCTGTGGCGTTCGGCCCTGATAGCCGCCTTCTTCCCCGGGTCCAAGGACGGGGAGTGGATGCGGGAAGGCATAATCTTTTACGACATGGACCGACTGGACGCTCCCACCTTGGGGGCATTCATATAA
- a CDS encoding LSM domain-containing protein, whose protein sequence is MQKPLNVLNSAINNQVIVTLKGNREYRGVLDGYDPHMNLVLKNTEELINNEVVRKLSVAIVRGDNVIYISP, encoded by the coding sequence ATGCAGAAACCTCTGAATGTCCTCAACTCGGCGATCAACAACCAAGTCATCGTCACGTTGAAGGGCAACCGGGAATACCGCGGGGTCCTTGACGGATACGATCCCCACATGAACCTGGTACTGAAGAACACCGAGGAGCTCATCAACAACGAGGTTGTACGCAAGCTCAGTGTCGCTATTGTCCGCGGAGACAACGTAATTTACATTTCACCCTGA
- a CDS encoding dual specificity protein phosphatase, with product MNWIDDFVAVGGWRSAFMISELKEVDIDLIIDARTLFNIVYGSNKKPLVNKVLKAGDMLVALTELNAKVLVHCSEGVDRTPFLAMVYVSKKYDMSYEDAYKFVKEKRPQTVFHWDWVEMLGPK from the coding sequence ATGAACTGGATAGACGATTTCGTTGCGGTGGGTGGATGGAGGTCTGCTTTTATGATATCAGAGCTGAAAGAGGTGGATATCGATCTGATAATCGACGCCCGCACCCTTTTTAACATTGTCTATGGCTCTAATAAAAAACCGCTCGTGAACAAGGTCCTGAAAGCGGGAGATATGCTCGTAGCGCTCACAGAACTCAACGCCAAGGTATTGGTTCATTGTTCAGAGGGGGTCGATAGGACTCCGTTCTTGGCCATGGTCTATGTCAGCAAGAAGTACGACATGTCTTACGAAGATGCCTATAAATTCGTTAAGGAGAAGAGACCCCAGACCGTTTTCCATTGGGACTGGGTAGAGATGCTGGGACCAAAATAG
- a CDS encoding TIGR00296 family protein, which produces MKDQEGILAVKLARRGVDAETRDLDIDTFDVPDSFRQKSGAFVTLKTFPGEDLRGCIGYPEPNYPMAEAILRAAQGACHDPRFPILRIEELDDIVVEVSVLTPPEELKIEPRKDMPENIVIGRDGLIVERGLNRGLLLPQVPIEWKWDANTFLEQACIKAGLTPDMWLDRRTKILVFHAEVFHEESPYGQILRSRTQ; this is translated from the coding sequence ATGAAGGACCAAGAGGGCATTCTCGCAGTAAAACTAGCCCGGCGAGGGGTTGATGCTGAGACCAGGGACCTGGACATAGACACCTTTGACGTCCCGGACAGTTTCCGCCAGAAGAGCGGGGCATTTGTCACACTGAAGACCTTCCCGGGAGAGGACCTGAGAGGGTGTATCGGTTATCCCGAACCCAATTATCCTATGGCCGAGGCCATTCTGAGAGCGGCTCAAGGGGCCTGTCATGATCCACGATTCCCCATTCTTAGAATTGAAGAACTGGACGATATCGTAGTAGAGGTCAGTGTGCTGACGCCCCCTGAGGAGTTGAAGATCGAGCCCAGGAAGGACATGCCTGAAAACATCGTCATTGGGCGGGACGGTTTGATCGTGGAGAGGGGGCTCAATCGAGGATTGCTACTACCCCAGGTCCCGATCGAGTGGAAATGGGATGCCAACACATTTCTGGAGCAGGCTTGCATCAAGGCCGGGCTGACCCCGGACATGTGGCTTGACCGACGGACCAAGATACTGGTCTTCCATGCCGAGGTCTTCCACGAGGAGTCGCCATACGGTCAAATACTCCGGTCTCGTACCCAGTGA